From Phaeocystidibacter marisrubri, the proteins below share one genomic window:
- a CDS encoding DUF1697 domain-containing protein — protein sequence MKTFIHLLRGINVGGHKKIPMAQLRECYESIGLHNVKTYIQSGNAVFQSEDEVLKSDLENAILGSTGFEVPTMLFSPEEWKSVQSDMNTVFVQLPEDHKAYITLLETAPSATEVNRLREKLGLEESLKVVGRAVYLSYPKSLAKPSINNNVLEKILGQRATTRNQNTVNALAKMIEQL from the coding sequence ATGAAAACATTCATCCATCTTCTCCGAGGTATCAATGTTGGCGGGCATAAGAAAATACCAATGGCTCAACTCCGTGAATGCTACGAATCCATCGGGTTACATAATGTGAAAACGTACATCCAGAGTGGAAATGCCGTTTTTCAATCGGAAGACGAAGTTTTAAAGAGTGATCTTGAGAATGCCATTCTAGGAAGCACCGGATTTGAAGTTCCAACCATGTTGTTTTCGCCTGAAGAATGGAAAAGTGTTCAGTCGGATATGAACACGGTATTTGTCCAACTTCCCGAAGATCACAAAGCCTACATCACCTTACTCGAAACAGCACCAAGTGCAACAGAAGTGAACCGATTGCGAGAAAAGCTCGGATTAGAAGAATCGCTAAAAGTGGTTGGCAGAGCCGTGTACCTATCCTATCCGAAATCGCTTGCGAAGCCATCTATCAACAACAATGTTCTAGAAAAGATTCTGGGACAGCGTGCTACCACGAGGAATCAAAACACAGTGAATGCACTGGCTAAAATGATTGAGCAACTCTAG
- a CDS encoding T9SS type A sorting domain-containing protein, whose translation MSVVCFAQEQERSHALGAEVLSESPNGVISVSPQLYERIKAWLAIEEIPLDHFLASSELPQGEVQEFLNQFNVTFSKTGSDCICATIRPNIVYSYRTIDPNQWTDNHEVVDDGDWFGGAYRKTTRLMDGPGMNLDLYFYWDDGAFNTSIEIKESLIQVELLNLCTQLFYRNSECFCEKPLRVSSRAYYNYNYDSRSYGLFTSHGRAGELDFGFSTLVLDLEPNINGQNIFSELDVKSFEIYNGYWKAWINPNWKGYLKFGGELAKTIYGIATISPTGAIVKKDSTGNVGASPPPSFPVSNLSDLSNALNGLGTKYSIYTSSLPGSGNRAYSSITYLKSNIPKVILHVGQAKVYADGSGTSGHVDIDFGSTYQATHVVGFHDIGYSDEMTPISEGQCCNEDYGFWWYSEDYSKIGIANVQTDIANLLNYGGVFRWYNAYPITLTLHSSGIPAYINSSTRQISRVRENAGEVEGDETCRCKSLEYRPNERLVPRIVANSLEYCRQSFTIHDATYPNLVQLFPNVESRWRLNGVDIPGSTNSSSVTVNGPGTYSLVYVDLVSGYCQTIDAVEITQCVGKHDFGSIQVLNGSIYINTDNQMDRVDIFTLDGRLISSNHADSHILSMQNSKLAQGVYIVKVLLHNGEYIVERIVL comes from the coding sequence ATGTCTGTAGTTTGCTTTGCTCAAGAACAAGAAAGATCTCACGCCCTAGGTGCTGAAGTGCTTTCTGAATCACCTAATGGTGTGATCTCAGTATCACCGCAACTATACGAAAGAATAAAAGCATGGCTTGCTATAGAAGAAATACCTCTAGATCATTTCCTAGCAAGTTCAGAACTTCCACAGGGTGAAGTACAAGAATTCCTCAATCAATTCAATGTAACGTTTTCGAAAACCGGTTCAGATTGTATTTGTGCGACGATCCGACCTAACATAGTGTATTCATATCGTACAATCGACCCAAATCAATGGACGGACAACCATGAAGTAGTCGATGACGGTGACTGGTTTGGAGGAGCTTATCGAAAAACGACACGCTTAATGGATGGTCCTGGTATGAATCTCGATTTGTACTTCTATTGGGATGACGGAGCCTTTAACACTTCTATTGAAATCAAAGAATCTTTGATTCAAGTAGAACTATTAAATCTTTGCACACAATTATTTTATCGCAATAGTGAGTGTTTTTGTGAGAAGCCTCTTCGCGTCTCGAGTCGCGCTTACTACAATTATAACTATGACTCCAGATCTTATGGTTTGTTTACGAGCCATGGCAGAGCAGGAGAATTAGATTTTGGATTTTCTACTTTGGTTCTTGATCTCGAGCCGAATATCAATGGTCAGAACATTTTCTCAGAGTTAGATGTCAAGAGCTTCGAAATTTACAATGGCTATTGGAAAGCATGGATTAATCCTAATTGGAAGGGCTACCTTAAATTCGGAGGAGAACTTGCAAAAACCATTTACGGTATTGCCACGATATCACCTACTGGAGCTATTGTAAAAAAAGATAGTACTGGAAATGTAGGCGCATCCCCCCCACCTTCATTTCCTGTTTCGAACTTAAGTGATTTATCCAACGCCCTAAACGGATTAGGCACTAAGTATTCAATTTACACGAGTTCATTACCTGGTTCGGGAAATAGAGCATATTCTTCTATAACTTATCTCAAGTCGAACATCCCGAAGGTTATTCTACATGTTGGACAAGCCAAAGTCTACGCTGACGGAAGTGGAACTTCTGGACATGTAGATATTGATTTCGGTAGCACCTATCAGGCCACTCATGTTGTTGGATTTCACGACATCGGTTACAGCGATGAAATGACCCCAATTTCTGAAGGGCAATGTTGTAATGAAGATTATGGATTCTGGTGGTATTCAGAAGATTATTCCAAAATTGGAATTGCAAACGTTCAAACAGATATTGCAAATCTGCTCAACTATGGTGGTGTCTTTAGATGGTATAACGCATATCCCATTACGCTTACACTTCATTCAAGTGGGATTCCAGCTTACATTAATTCATCTACTAGACAGATAAGTAGAGTACGCGAGAACGCCGGAGAGGTTGAAGGAGACGAGACGTGTCGTTGTAAAAGCTTAGAGTATCGCCCTAACGAAAGACTAGTACCACGGATCGTAGCAAATTCATTAGAATACTGTAGACAATCATTCACAATTCACGATGCAACATACCCCAATTTAGTTCAACTGTTTCCTAACGTGGAATCTAGATGGCGACTAAATGGTGTAGACATTCCGGGTTCTACAAACTCTAGTTCTGTAACGGTTAATGGTCCGGGAACATATTCACTTGTTTATGTAGACTTGGTCTCAGGTTATTGTCAAACTATTGATGCCGTTGAAATAACACAATGCGTGGGAAAACACGATTTCGGTTCAATTCAAGTTTTGAATGGTTCAATCTATATCAACACAGATAATCAAATGGATCGGGTAGATATTTTTACACTCGATGGCAGATTAATATCTTCAAACCACGCTGACTCTCATATCTTGAGCATGCAAAATTCGAAATTGGCTCAAGGTGTTTATATTGTTAAGGTCCTACTCCATAATGGAGAGTACATTGTTGAAAGAATTGTTCTATGA
- a CDS encoding WG repeat-containing protein encodes MKRITLLAFFLVLSTVLSAQLLFPICGENGKWGYMNEEGEWVIHPRFHKAYDFSEGLAAVREGGYYGFINSNGNWVFQPKFEFARPFKDGRAIVYESEKPSVLLRNGEFLYRNVHQAIEYANSDVLLVVLNPSMDLVLLNNENEIIHSATGGSAYAILPHLFVVSYRNEEEITESRLINDEGEVLYTKQPNDEFYSAGDRMLIARSSDAFIEVDILDEEGHVTGTFNNSILDAYSYVHELHFNDDKAITRIYLEDRPPSENTNNSATILAILEDDGTFTPFPDSIKMATGIVDNRMLVRNSEHDWWLCDEDFDKVGNFVFDGFIIPINQQQFATPPFTGGYTGAMYKDEWYSVNENGRISNRMTFSNFADPHVLNEGVIRFSRNTSDFHLRASKRLYGLWDLTSGNLVPAEYDIITPTPLSNKWYAATQDVKSGFIKTDNTRLGFLHDVPYSPVNVDHHIRMLRFNPPIRPDSASRAMYSMDGHFEYVEAPKKRELYLELWSPPTELKSSGMMVHIVNGMHSSDANLRSLDGELFISIEAKDASGNWRQITHFPTSWCGNSRYPLRIPPKHRATYIFPEFEGQLETELRVALTGILEETDDSDGFSRPATTIYSDTFTGHINPAQLWRSQVAVP; translated from the coding sequence ATGAAACGCATTACACTACTCGCCTTTTTCCTTGTTCTCAGCACAGTGCTCAGCGCCCAGTTGCTCTTCCCAATTTGCGGGGAGAATGGGAAGTGGGGATACATGAATGAAGAGGGAGAGTGGGTGATTCATCCTAGATTTCACAAGGCCTATGACTTTTCAGAAGGTCTTGCGGCCGTTCGAGAAGGAGGTTATTACGGATTCATCAACTCCAACGGAAACTGGGTATTTCAACCCAAATTTGAATTCGCCCGTCCTTTCAAAGATGGACGAGCTATTGTCTATGAATCGGAAAAACCTTCGGTACTCCTGCGAAATGGTGAATTCCTCTACCGCAATGTCCACCAAGCGATTGAATACGCAAACTCCGATGTCCTTCTTGTAGTGTTGAATCCCTCCATGGATTTGGTGTTACTGAATAACGAAAATGAGATCATACACTCTGCCACCGGAGGATCTGCTTACGCCATTTTACCTCATTTATTTGTGGTGAGCTATAGAAATGAAGAGGAAATAACCGAATCACGACTCATCAATGATGAAGGCGAAGTTCTATACACGAAACAACCCAACGACGAATTTTATTCAGCCGGAGATCGAATGTTGATTGCGCGTTCCTCCGATGCTTTTATAGAAGTTGACATCCTTGACGAAGAAGGCCATGTAACGGGCACCTTTAACAACTCTATTCTCGATGCTTACTCATACGTACACGAACTTCATTTCAATGACGATAAGGCCATAACCCGCATCTATTTGGAAGACCGTCCTCCCTCAGAAAACACCAACAACTCGGCAACGATTCTTGCCATCTTAGAAGACGACGGTACGTTTACACCCTTTCCAGACTCCATTAAAATGGCTACTGGAATAGTTGACAACCGCATGTTAGTGCGCAACAGTGAACACGACTGGTGGTTGTGTGACGAAGATTTTGACAAGGTTGGAAATTTCGTTTTTGATGGGTTTATCATTCCGATTAATCAACAGCAGTTTGCTACTCCTCCGTTTACGGGTGGATATACAGGAGCCATGTATAAGGATGAATGGTATTCTGTAAATGAGAATGGACGAATATCGAACCGAATGACATTTAGCAATTTTGCCGATCCCCACGTTCTCAATGAAGGTGTGATTCGCTTCTCAAGAAACACCTCTGACTTTCACCTTCGTGCTTCGAAACGATTGTATGGCTTATGGGATCTTACTTCAGGCAACCTAGTGCCCGCGGAGTACGACATCATCACTCCTACTCCCCTCTCCAATAAGTGGTATGCTGCCACACAAGATGTGAAAAGCGGTTTCATAAAGACGGATAACACCCGATTGGGCTTTTTGCACGACGTTCCTTATTCCCCCGTAAACGTTGATCATCACATCCGAATGCTGCGATTTAACCCTCCCATACGTCCTGATAGCGCTAGCAGAGCCATGTACAGCATGGATGGCCATTTTGAATACGTTGAAGCCCCTAAAAAACGTGAGCTTTACTTGGAATTATGGTCTCCTCCCACCGAGTTAAAATCCAGTGGAATGATGGTTCATATTGTGAATGGAATGCATTCGAGTGATGCAAACCTTCGTTCACTAGATGGCGAATTATTCATTTCTATTGAAGCCAAAGATGCTAGTGGAAACTGGAGGCAAATCACCCACTTTCCAACATCTTGGTGTGGCAATTCACGTTATCCCTTGCGCATCCCTCCCAAGCATCGTGCAACGTACATCTTTCCAGAATTTGAAGGTCAACTTGAAACCGAATTGAGAGTTGCACTTACAGGCATTCTCGAAGAGACAGATGACAGCGATGGGTTCAGCAGACCAGCAACTACCATCTACAGCGATACATTTACAGGACACATCAACCCTGCACAACTTTGGCGTTCACAAGTAGCAGTACCTTGA
- a CDS encoding WG repeat-containing protein: MKLTFLSLFYFVTSLSVYSYQSLQISDSGRYKIEIEGKIGFTNSRGELIIHPQFDDASNFDSYFAFVQKSGRFGVIDTNGRYLVPAIFDLISEDQFNNHWEAFIGEQLYTIGEDWKIYRIDSNLRKHLSYPLYSNNYPEDPDYLVRYDSEELVIHDWTGQKLASIPKNEEFIGHNELLVFPYHQPQKHFVNRITGTSTVLHLPGNLKWSYDSEYILHIEESDTLTHINILNFEGEWVDSMTTISSNLLELELHGDFLFFKKKQIREAVWNVKRIGSSGFYLVSPEARVLYAIGELIVIEYSADSIRSIRIGDESAERLYFNNMDWTEQRQMTPNLFTSGFEWFSKGNSLLCLNQNGEVVQERKCDFRIERIAGQFLIFSNDSNDLISIGDLQGNWQTPFIYDIVEFDKDYIEVESTGFTGHQYILADGSMVRNASTNPEPSRKLNINYRIINQVQLFSSVFDSSSSRRAPSEKFYYPINKKEFEDTLLLLISEPCFRWDKDTNILARRVEFINNTSDTVFLAKHNLAVYQTIQAQTENGDWKDIQHTPNSGCGNSYSTSFLPPQFAWSWLIPEFEGGVETEMRVSLSHLYFKPSPNTSQDDLMFEYTYPSNDSLNYFPSDTETKNHIPALDSREHSIQSTSFKGRINPVQFWKFSIRQPYGFFRY, translated from the coding sequence ATGAAACTCACTTTCCTCAGCTTATTCTACTTCGTAACTTCACTCTCCGTTTACTCTTACCAGTCACTTCAAATTTCAGATTCAGGACGTTACAAAATTGAAATTGAAGGCAAAATTGGATTCACAAACTCAAGAGGTGAGCTCATCATCCATCCTCAATTTGACGATGCGTCCAACTTTGATAGCTACTTCGCTTTTGTTCAGAAAAGTGGTCGATTCGGTGTAATAGACACCAACGGTAGATATCTCGTACCTGCAATTTTCGATCTCATTTCAGAAGACCAATTCAATAATCATTGGGAAGCATTCATAGGTGAGCAATTGTACACAATTGGAGAAGACTGGAAGATTTATAGAATTGACTCTAATCTTCGCAAACACTTATCGTATCCACTATATTCAAACAATTACCCAGAAGATCCAGACTACCTTGTAAGATACGATTCCGAAGAATTAGTAATACACGATTGGACAGGTCAAAAACTTGCAAGCATTCCAAAAAACGAGGAGTTTATTGGACATAATGAGTTACTGGTTTTCCCCTATCACCAACCGCAAAAACACTTCGTAAACAGAATTACAGGAACAAGTACTGTACTGCATCTACCAGGCAACCTTAAATGGTCATACGATTCTGAGTATATACTCCATATTGAAGAGAGTGATACTCTCACTCATATCAATATTCTCAACTTCGAAGGGGAATGGGTAGACTCAATGACCACAATCTCTTCAAACCTCCTTGAACTCGAGCTACACGGAGATTTCCTCTTCTTTAAGAAGAAACAAATTAGAGAAGCAGTATGGAATGTTAAACGAATTGGATCGAGCGGCTTCTATCTTGTATCGCCAGAGGCACGAGTACTTTATGCGATAGGCGAATTGATAGTTATAGAGTATTCCGCTGACTCCATCCGCTCAATACGAATAGGCGACGAGTCGGCAGAAAGACTCTATTTCAACAATATGGATTGGACGGAACAAAGACAGATGACACCCAATCTATTTACCTCTGGATTTGAATGGTTTAGTAAAGGAAATTCCCTACTCTGTCTAAATCAAAATGGAGAAGTTGTTCAGGAACGGAAGTGTGATTTTAGAATTGAACGGATTGCTGGCCAGTTCTTAATTTTTTCCAACGACTCCAATGACTTAATTTCCATAGGTGATCTGCAAGGAAATTGGCAAACACCTTTTATCTATGATATTGTCGAATTTGATAAAGACTACATAGAAGTCGAATCCACCGGATTCACTGGTCACCAATACATTCTGGCAGATGGTAGCATGGTTCGAAATGCATCTACAAACCCTGAGCCATCCAGAAAACTGAATATTAACTACCGTATAATAAATCAAGTACAATTATTCTCTAGCGTATTTGATTCAAGCAGTTCGAGAAGGGCGCCATCAGAAAAATTCTACTACCCCATTAATAAAAAAGAGTTTGAAGACACTCTATTGTTACTCATATCAGAACCCTGCTTTAGGTGGGATAAGGACACTAACATCTTGGCAAGAAGAGTGGAATTTATAAATAATACAAGCGACACAGTCTTCTTAGCTAAACATAATCTGGCTGTTTATCAAACTATACAAGCGCAAACAGAAAACGGTGATTGGAAAGACATTCAACACACTCCAAATTCGGGATGTGGGAATTCCTACTCAACCTCATTTTTACCTCCACAATTTGCTTGGAGTTGGCTAATTCCGGAATTTGAAGGAGGAGTTGAAACGGAGATGAGAGTCAGTTTAAGTCATTTATATTTCAAACCTTCTCCTAATACTTCACAAGATGATTTAATGTTTGAATATACCTATCCAAGCAACGATAGCTTGAATTACTTTCCATCCGACACCGAAACAAAGAATCATATTCCGGCCTTGGATTCCCGTGAGCATTCAATTCAAAGCACGTCGTTTAAAGGGAGAATAAATCCAGTTCAGTTCTGGAAATTCTCAATTCGCCAACCATATGGATTCTTCCGATACTAG
- a CDS encoding pirin family protein gives MSNTGLIIEERARDIGDFLVGRLLPFRKKRMVGPFIFIDHMGPATIGNGNFMDIGQHPHIGISTLTYLFEGEIVHRDSTGAVQRIMPGAVNWMTAGKGAVHTERTPDDLRNQISTTHGFQIWVALPLESENIEPSFHHVGASELPTWTDGPMKFKLIAGEAFGRKSPVPVYSPLFMLKVETTEEKTLDLSGKLSGEIGICVVKGAVRACGDHIEEGNMLVSTSEESCVVTVMPNSLLLLFGGEPFKEERHIWWNFVASEQKTIEAAKERWKNGEFKMVDGENEVIPLPEY, from the coding sequence ATGTCGAACACTGGATTAATCATTGAAGAAAGAGCACGAGACATTGGCGATTTTCTAGTCGGCCGTCTCCTTCCCTTTCGAAAGAAAAGAATGGTTGGACCGTTCATTTTCATCGACCACATGGGCCCTGCCACCATTGGAAATGGCAATTTCATGGACATAGGTCAGCATCCCCACATAGGTATCTCTACACTCACCTATCTCTTTGAAGGAGAGATTGTTCACCGAGACAGCACCGGAGCCGTTCAGCGAATTATGCCCGGTGCCGTGAATTGGATGACCGCTGGGAAAGGTGCGGTACACACCGAAAGAACCCCTGACGATCTGCGAAATCAGATATCGACGACTCATGGTTTTCAAATTTGGGTGGCTCTTCCTTTGGAAAGTGAAAACATAGAACCTTCATTTCATCATGTAGGTGCATCTGAACTGCCCACTTGGACAGATGGTCCGATGAAATTTAAACTGATTGCTGGTGAAGCATTTGGACGAAAAAGTCCCGTTCCTGTTTATTCACCACTCTTTATGCTAAAGGTTGAAACCACGGAAGAAAAGACCTTAGACCTCAGCGGAAAACTGAGTGGTGAGATTGGAATTTGCGTGGTAAAAGGTGCCGTTCGTGCATGTGGGGATCACATTGAAGAAGGGAACATGCTCGTATCTACATCCGAAGAAAGTTGTGTAGTGACTGTAATGCCCAACTCCTTGCTTCTCCTCTTTGGAGGCGAACCTTTTAAAGAAGAGCGCCATATCTGGTGGAATTTCGTTGCATCTGAACAAAAGACTATTGAAGCGGCCAAAGAGCGCTGGAAGAATGGTGAATTCAAGATGGTAGATGGTGAAAATGAAGTGATTCCGTTGCCGGAGTATTAA
- a CDS encoding DUF4846 domain-containing protein: MKRTALLFLPLAWSCAEPDASPSHAEFAALEVTQVEDDGFINPEGTTIRDRINAPEGYLRVWQDSTSFGAHLRYLPVRPDGSEVRYYDGTFKSNDGKYVAVVDLPIGTRDLHQCADAIMRLRAEYLWNQGRYSDIHFNFTNGFKADYVNWMRGQRISVDGNQVRWTAGDHVSNTSQDLWDYLEMVFAFAGSQSLQLELESVDPINMKIGNVLIQGGSPGHAVIVVDMVIHPKTGEQMFLLAQSYMPAQEIQVLSNPTDASISPWYKLNPEASIFTPEWTFEPTDLMQFPEE; the protein is encoded by the coding sequence ATGAAACGAACTGCCCTCCTCTTCCTGCCCCTAGCTTGGTCGTGTGCCGAGCCAGATGCATCTCCTTCCCATGCAGAATTTGCTGCACTTGAAGTGACCCAAGTGGAAGACGATGGCTTCATCAATCCAGAAGGAACCACTATTCGCGACAGAATTAATGCTCCAGAAGGCTATTTGAGGGTTTGGCAAGACAGCACCTCCTTTGGTGCGCACTTGCGCTATCTCCCCGTTCGCCCAGACGGTTCTGAAGTTCGTTACTACGACGGTACTTTTAAATCTAACGACGGAAAATATGTGGCCGTAGTGGATCTCCCCATCGGTACCCGTGACCTCCATCAATGTGCCGATGCCATCATGCGACTTCGTGCGGAATACCTATGGAATCAAGGAAGATACAGCGACATTCACTTCAACTTCACCAATGGGTTCAAGGCCGATTACGTCAATTGGATGCGCGGTCAGAGAATTTCGGTTGATGGAAATCAAGTTCGATGGACAGCTGGAGATCATGTATCGAATACCTCGCAAGATTTGTGGGATTATCTGGAAATGGTCTTTGCCTTTGCCGGATCTCAATCACTTCAACTCGAATTGGAATCCGTGGATCCAATCAACATGAAAATTGGAAACGTACTCATTCAAGGAGGCTCACCTGGACATGCCGTGATTGTGGTAGATATGGTTATCCATCCCAAAACAGGAGAACAAATGTTTCTGCTGGCCCAAAGTTATATGCCTGCTCAAGAAATTCAGGTGCTCAGCAATCCAACCGATGCGAGTATTAGTCCGTGGTATAAGCTCAACCCTGAAGCGAGCATCTTTACACCAGAATGGACTTTTGAACCGACCGACCTGATGCAATTTCCGGAGGAGTAA
- a CDS encoding DUF1304 domain-containing protein, with protein sequence MEWISRILIGAIAAFHLYILYFEMFAWETKGPKIFRQFPKELFPKTKAMAANQGLYNGFLAAGLIWSLLISNPIMRLEVSVFFLSCVLVAGIYGALTASKKILYVQGIPALLALIALHL encoded by the coding sequence ATGGAATGGATTAGCCGTATTCTGATTGGCGCTATCGCCGCTTTTCACCTGTATATTCTCTACTTTGAAATGTTCGCCTGGGAGACCAAAGGGCCGAAAATATTCCGACAATTTCCAAAAGAGCTCTTCCCAAAGACCAAGGCCATGGCCGCCAATCAAGGTCTTTACAACGGATTTCTTGCCGCAGGTTTAATTTGGAGTTTGCTGATTTCTAATCCCATCATGCGATTAGAAGTGTCCGTATTCTTCCTGTCCTGTGTGCTAGTTGCAGGGATTTACGGAGCGCTAACTGCCAGCAAAAAGATCCTGTACGTTCAGGGAATACCCGCTCTATTAGCACTCATTGCTTTGCATCTATAG
- a CDS encoding NAD(P)-dependent alcohol dehydrogenase, producing the protein MKSIQITRYGGPEVLTYAERPRPSAKPEEVIVKVHAASINSADRRIISANPWFIKLAFGWNKPKVTGLGTDFSGEIVELGKDVTKWKVGDMVFGDMSNLKLGTLAEYLAVPAKVIAQKPTRLSHVESASLPLASRTALEAIRDHGKLSKGQHILIVGASGGVGNSAIQLAKAHGGIVTAVCSTKNVEKALELGADHVIDYKRKSLADNDVKYDIILGVNAYEKPCVYAEQLKPGGKFIYLGGGMPTLYRTFFFKKIIARKYRISVSIVQLKNTVEDLNILAEMADKGSLKPVIERVIPFEEGIERLVENGSRSASGKWVFTL; encoded by the coding sequence ATGAAAAGCATTCAAATTACGCGCTACGGCGGGCCTGAAGTATTGACCTATGCCGAACGGCCTAGACCCTCCGCAAAACCGGAAGAGGTAATCGTAAAGGTCCACGCAGCCTCTATCAACTCCGCCGATAGGAGAATTATATCGGCCAACCCCTGGTTTATCAAGCTTGCCTTTGGTTGGAACAAACCGAAAGTGACCGGATTGGGAACCGATTTTAGCGGTGAAATTGTCGAACTAGGAAAGGATGTAACCAAATGGAAAGTAGGCGACATGGTCTTTGGGGACATGTCGAATCTAAAACTTGGTACTCTTGCTGAATATCTGGCTGTTCCCGCCAAGGTTATTGCCCAAAAACCAACGCGACTTAGTCATGTTGAATCTGCATCACTACCTCTAGCCTCTCGTACCGCCTTAGAGGCCATTCGCGATCATGGTAAACTTTCAAAAGGTCAACACATCCTGATTGTTGGTGCATCTGGTGGTGTGGGAAACTCGGCCATTCAATTGGCAAAAGCTCACGGAGGAATCGTTACGGCTGTTTGCAGTACTAAGAATGTAGAGAAAGCACTCGAACTCGGTGCCGATCATGTGATCGACTACAAGCGTAAATCCCTCGCAGACAACGATGTGAAATACGATATTATCCTGGGTGTAAACGCCTACGAAAAACCCTGCGTATATGCCGAGCAATTGAAGCCGGGTGGAAAATTCATCTATCTAGGAGGAGGCATGCCCACTCTATATCGAACCTTCTTCTTCAAGAAGATCATTGCCAGAAAATACCGCATTTCTGTCTCCATTGTTCAGCTCAAAAACACGGTAGAAGATTTAAACATCTTGGCAGAAATGGCGGATAAAGGCTCGCTTAAACCAGTCATTGAACGAGTTATCCCTTTTGAAGAAGGCATAGAGAGGTTGGTTGAAAACGGTTCGCGCAGCGCATCTGGAAAGTGGGTTTTCACCTTATAA
- a CDS encoding helix-turn-helix transcriptional regulator: MAKLKVKNKIRTLRFMNGEMTQQQLAETVGVSRQTIVAIEKEKYSPSLELAFKIAQTFKVPLEEVFFYEI; encoded by the coding sequence ATGGCCAAACTGAAAGTCAAAAACAAGATTCGCACACTCCGTTTCATGAATGGTGAAATGACCCAGCAGCAACTGGCCGAAACGGTTGGTGTTTCTCGTCAGACCATCGTTGCCATTGAGAAAGAGAAATATTCGCCTTCACTAGAACTCGCCTTTAAAATCGCCCAAACCTTCAAAGTACCTCTAGAAGAGGTCTTTTTCTATGAGATTTAA